One window of the Salminus brasiliensis chromosome 1, fSalBra1.hap2, whole genome shotgun sequence genome contains the following:
- the mtif3 gene encoding translation initiation factor IF-3, mitochondrial — translation MTLGCLRLVLSLAAKAVHHPVRSPSPVTLLQPQSQPYRPLNSYLSIALQQWTQFCTAVGDSETAAGKPETKKKHNPKAPFRSVGRKIHPPNIQLLDEDGGNLGVVQRLEALRLMDKSGLRLVLISEYSEPPVYQLMSGKQIHEMKMELREKQKAKAAGIVQVKELTLSFDIASHDLDTKLKQAENWLEKKHHIRLTLKARKRRSSSISSSDGGGDDHDNDEEDLGKILKQMVEKMPIPVEFVTKIQLVREGQAAICVLRPLSAKELQKARKRAQNPTNTSQREPGEQNAALTSTPDPLKDSEQQ, via the exons ATGACTCTCGGTTGCCTGAGGTTGGTTCTGAGCCTTGCAGCAAAGGCGGTTCACCACCCTGTTCGCTCTCCCAGTCCAGTAACTCTTCTTCAACCCCAATCCCAACCCTACAGACCCCTGAACAGCTACCTGAGCATAGCCCTTCAGCAGTGGACCCAGTTCTGCACAGCCGTGGGAGACAGTGAGACCGCAGCGGGCAAACCCGAGACGAAGAAGAAACACAATCCCAAAGCTCCCTTCCGCAGCGTTGGCCGGAAAATCCACCCGCCCAACATACAGCTGCTTGATGAGGACGGTGGGAATTTGGGCGTGGTGCAACGTCTGGAAGCTCTCAGGCTGATGGACAAAAGCGGACTGAGGCTGGTCCTAATAAGTGAATACTCCGAGCCGCCGGTCTATCAACTCATGAGCGGGAAACAAATTCACGAAATGAAGATGGAGCTCAGGGAGAAGCAGAAAGCCAAGGCGGCAG GCATTGTTCAGGTGAAGGAGCTGACCCTGTCTTTCGATATCGCCTCACATGACCTGGACACCAAATTGAAGCAAGCTGAAAACTGGCTGGAAAAGAAACATCACATCAGACTGACGCTGAAggcaagaaaaagaagaagcagcagcatcagcagcagcgatggtggtggtgatgatcatGATAATGATGAAGAAGATTTG ggaaagattctgaagcagaTGGTGGAAAAGATGCCCATCCCGGTGGAGTTCGTGACGAAAATCCAACTTGTACGAGAAGGCCAAGCTGCCATTTGCGTCCTGCGGCCTCTGTCCGCCAAGGAACTGCAGAAGGCGCGAAAGAGAGCACAAAATCCAACCAACACCTCCCAGAGAGAACCGGGTGAGCAGAACGCGGCCTTGACCTCCACGCCTGACCCGTTAAAAGACTCTgagcagcagtga